Part of the Bacillus sp. THAF10 genome is shown below.
TGCTGGTAAGACAATATTTTTTATTGTTTGCCATTTTGTTGCACCCATTCCATAGGATGCTTCACGCAAATATCCAGGTACGGAACGAATCGCTTCTTGACTTGCCACTACCACTATTGGTAATACAAGTAAAGCCATTGTAAGACCACCCGCAAGAACGATGTTTCCAAGGCCAGCTGCTCTGACGAAAATAGTCAATCCTAAAATACCAAATACAATGGAAGGAACACCTGCAAGGTTAGAAATATTCATTTGAAGGAAACGTTGCAGACGACCTTTCTTCGCGTATTCTTCTAAATAGATTGCCGTTCCAACGCCAAGAAACAACGTGATTGGTGCCACAACTAGCATCAGCCAGAGTGTCCCCATAATGGCACCCATAATTCCTGCTCGATCAGCCATTGTTGATAATTTACCTGTAATAAATTGAAGATCAATCCAACCCATACTTTGTGAAATAACACGGTAGAATAAGATAACTAGAACAACAAGTCCAATTAATATTGCTGCTGTGAACAAGAATTTGGCAGCATTATTGATGGATAATCTTGAATTCATTTTCTTCTGTACTTGTGCTGCATCAACATACTTCATCTTAATATTCCTCCCTATACTTGCGAGAGATATACTGAGCGATTAAGTTCATAATTAAGGTAAATACAAATAATGTCATCGCAACAGCATACAAGCTGTAATATAAAGTTGAACCAGCTGGTGCATCTCCCCCGGTTACTTCCACAATGTAAGCAGTCATTGTTTGCATCGATTGTGTAACGTCAAACGTAAAGTTCTTTGTACTTCCACTTGCAATCGTGACAATCATCGTTTCCCCGATTGCACGGGAAATAGCAAGAACGAATGAAGCGACGATTCCAGACATAGCTGCAGGAACGATTACTTTCCACGCTACTTCTAATCTAGTAGATCCAAGAGCTAATGCTCCTTCTCTCATGGAATTCGGAACAGAACTCATTGCATCTTCAGATAAAGAAGCAACCATCGGAATAATCATAATTCCCATCACTATTCCCGGACTGAGGATATTAGTAGGTTCCAAAGTAGGAATTATCTTTTGTAGAACTGGTGTAACAAAAGTAAAGGCGAAGAATCCATATACAATCGTCGGAATTCCTGCTAAAACTTCTAAAACTGGCTTTAATACTCGTCGAACCTTATCTGAGGCATATTCACTTAAATAAATAGCAGACATCAAACCAATTGGAATAGCAACCAGCATCGCTATTATAGAAGAGATTAATGTACCCGTTAATAAAGGTAATACCCCAAATTGAGCATTTTCACCCAATGGTTTTAAGGTAGTTCCTGTAAAAAAGTCAAGGAATGGTATTCTTTTAAAGAATTCCACTGTTTCAAATAACAAAGTGAAAACAATACCAATGGTTGTAAATATTGATATTGTTGCAATTACTAAAAGAAATTTTGGTACAAGTGCTTCAATAAGTCTATTTGAGTTAAGAGTCGATTTATTTTTTTTAATCATCTCTCTTACACTTGTGCTAGCCTTTTGATTAGCCAAAGTTGAAAACCCCTTTCATCCTACACCCAAACTATAAACAGAGAGAAGATGAGCAGCCCGAAGCTCCTCATCCTCTAATATGTCTTACTTTAATCCTTCAAGCTCTTCTACTGCAGATTTAATTTCTTCATCTGTTAAAGGAGCAAACCCAGTTTCACTTGCTACTTGTTGTGCATTATTCATTGTGTAGATGGCATAGTCTAAAACTTGTGGTTTTTCTTTTGCCATAGCCTTATTCAAGTATGTGTATACTGGACGAGTGAAATTAGCATAATCGCCATCTTCAGCAATTGTATCTAGAGAAGGTTCAACAGGTCCGTTTCCAAAATCAACCTTTACAGCAGTTAATTTATCTGTGTTGCTTGCATAGTAACCATAACCAAAGAATCCAATTGCATTTTTATCTTTAGAAACAAGATCAACTAGTGTGGAGTATTCTTGTTGTAAGTTAATACCATCCGCTAAGTCTTTCTCTTCTAAAATCTTTTCCCAGAAGAATTCGTATGTTCCGTGGTTTTCGTTTGGACCATAAGTTTTAATTGGCTCATCTGGAAATTCAGGACGTACATCAGACCATTTTTTCTTGTTTCCTTCAGCTAAGAAGATATCAATGATTTCTTGTTCTGTTAATTCTTGAGCCCAGTCATTTTCTTTATTTATAACGATGGTTAAACCATCAAGAGCAACCTTCATTTCGTGAACATCCAAGCCAAGCTCTTCCGCTTGTGCTTTTTCCTCGTCTTTAATCGTACGAGAAGCGTTGTTAAAATCTGTTCCGTTTTCTGTTAAGAATTTCTTAAATCCTGCAGAAGTACCTGCACGGCTCACTTCTACGGATACACCTTCTTGTGCTTCCGTCATGTATTTCTCTGCCATTAGAGACATGAATGGAAATACTGTTCCAGATCCATCAATAACGACACTACCTTCAAGTTCTTTGCCTTCTTCAGCAGCAGTACCTTCTGTAGATCCTTCGTTACCACCGTTGTTAGCATTTCCACATGCTGCAGCGAAAACCGCAAGAGATGCTACGATAGCTAGTAATAAAAAACGTTTAAAGCTTTTCATTTCATAATTCCCCCTAAGGATTTTGTTTTTGATGTTTCTGTTTATCTTGCCCTACGAATTATAGAATATAACCTGTGTGTTAATTCCGTATGAATCAATTGTAAAGGTTTTGTAAATGTCGAATAAAAGAACAAATGCGCAATGCGCCCGTTTTGCGACGTACAAACTGGACTGAGCCGTATGAGATAAAGAAAACACGAAGAGCGGAAGCGATTCGATGTTGCCTTATCGTAAGGAGGCGAGGGAAGTTTGCTAGTCGCTGGCGCATGGAGCTGGACGTTGCTACTTTTGTTCCAGATATCCACAGACATATTATTTATAATTTCCTAATCAATCAAAAAAACCGAAAGCCAATTAGTTGCTGGCTTTCGGTTAGAAGTTCTGTTAATCGGTATCTTCGTCAGTTTCATCTGTTTCTTCTTCTGTATTCTGGTCTTCTAGTTTCGGTTGACCTTTGTCTCTTTTATCCTTCAGTTCAAAGTACGCTTCCATTAGGGCATCGCCTATTCGTGTACTCACCCCACCTGTAACGCTAAAGTCAGTAGAAGCATTAGGAACCATAATTGCATAAGCAATTTCAGGATTATCATATGGAGCATAGCCTACTAGGTTAAAGTTAAGTGTATCCACTCCAGAAATACGGGCTTCTGCTGTACCGGATTTTCCAGCAGGCTTATATTCCTTTGCCTTTGAACTACTCGCCGTACCTCTCGTACCATGATATACCCGTTTGAACCCTTCTTGAACATGTTTAATTTGTGCATCTGTCATTGCGATTCGGTTAAGAACTTCTGGTTGAAAAGGTTTCACCATTTTTCCTAACCCTTCTTCATTGCTTGGCTCTCTAATTTCTCTAACAAGCTGCGGTTTCATTCGGTAGCCACCATTTGCAATAGTAGAAACATATTGAGCAAGTTGTAAAGTGGTATAGGTATCGTACTGTCCAATGGATAAGTCGAGAAAAAGACCAGGTAAGCTTTTTTCAGAACCTTGAACACCAGAAGATTCTCTCGGTAAATCAATTCCAGTTTCCACTCCAAGACCAAATTGTGCTAGGTAACCTCTGAACGTATCATACGCATCAGGTGGAATGTACAACGGTTGCCTTGGTTGATAATTAGCACCTGCAATTGCCATTGCAATTCGGAACATATACACGTTTGAGGACCTTTCAAGTGCCGTTAGATCTGGAATACTGCCCATATTTGTATAGGATGCTTTCCTTAAAGCATCGTCTCCTCTTCCTAAATAAAGAGGGGTATCATAAAAATAACTTCCCGGTGAAATTACTCCGTGCTGATAACCCGACAATACCGTAGCACCCTTCACCGTTGATCCTGGTTCGTAAGCTTCTTGAATAGCACCTAACGCATGGTCATACATTTTCAGTTGGCCATCTTCTTCATCTTTTACTAATTGCTTACCCGCCAAGGAAAGAACTTCGCCGGTTTGTGGATTCATCACTACTACAAATGCTCTTGTTAAAAATCTAGCCTTTGCACCTTGCTCCGCTCTAGTTTGGTAAATAGCATCAATTAATATCTCTTCTACTTTTTGTTGAAATTCCATATCAACTGATAATACTAAATCCTTGCCTCGCTGACCGTCAAAGACCTTTTCCTGCCTTAATAGGTTACCTGCTGTATCTGTGATATTGCGAACTCTCGCCTTTTGTCCTTGAAGCACATTTTCGTACTGTGCTTCAATCTGACTAATTCCTACACGATCGTTTCGACTATATCCTCTTGCTAAAAATTCATCTTCACGTTCTCTTGGAATTCCAGTTTCAGATGTAGAAACTTTTCCAAACACAGAACCAAGGGTACTATCAAATTGATATGACCTTACAAAATCTGTGGTTATATCCACACCTGGTAGTTCTGATAGCATTTCACTTACCATGGCGAATTCCTTCGCTGTTACGTTTTCATTCTTTACAATTTGCGGAGTAAGAGAATAGCCTTTATTAAATTCCCTGAAAATAGCCAGTACCTCTAATTCCTCTTTTGTGATTTCATTTAAGTGTTTCTCCGTAATTCTGTCGAGTTGTAATTGATAAAGCTCACTTTCTTCTATGTCTCCATCGGCTACTTTTTTACGATCTTCCTTTGTGATAAGAGCTGCTGCTTCTTCTTTTCTAGTTAATATCCAATAATCTTTTTTATCACGTTCTTGAATCTTTTCTGTGTCCATTGTAATTACTTCAGAAAGCTTTTTAGCGACTTCTAGCTGTTCTTGTGCAGAAGTAGATTGCATTCTTGTATATGTAATTGCATTTAAAGGGGTATTATCCACTACTACATTGTGATTTCGATCGAAAATCTTCCCTCTTGGCACAAGCGTGTTTACCGTGACATTTTCTGTTCTGTCCACTTCTTTGCGGTAATCCTCACCAAAGACAATTTGCACAAATCCTAAACGGAGAATTAATGCGGAGAAAAGAAGGAAGACGGCAAAAAATAATAAGTTCAATCGCGACGGGACATAATTCTTTTTCTTCTTTTTTTGTTTCTGATTGGTCATTCCCTACACCTTTTCATCATGTATTTCCAAAAAAGGAAGAGACACCTAAGTAGAATATGTTAGGTGTCTGTGTCTTCCTTTATTGTATAAGAAAAATCGAAAAATATCTATTGATAAATAGATTAAGGTTTGGATTCCCCTTCTCCATCTCGAAAAGTTGTCACAATTGGATGAGGTTCCTCCCTAGAAGGAGAAGGAGTTGGAGTTGCATCTAAGTCGACTTTTCTCACAAACGGATAAATTAATGCATGCCCTGCTCCAATGATACACATGAGAATGGGAATACTTTTTTCGGAATCGAAGAATAGAACCGCGATTAAGAAAAGGCATATGGAAGATATTCTCCCGAAATTCAAGAAAACCTCTCTGACGACAATATATTCTATTCTCATTTCCGCTGCCTTCCAACCTCTTCCTATCACGTCATAAGTCAAGGATATATAAGGAACAAGTAACAGCGGGTAAGCAATGGCAATCGTTACTGCGTATAAAAGTAGCTTTGTATAGGTTAAGTCAAAAATCAAAAAGAAGATAGCACCATAAAGAATTAACCCTCCAGCCAAAATCGCTTTCTTTCGATATTGCTTTTTTATCAACCTTGTTGCCAGGTAATAACAAACGAAGGCTACTGCAGAATTCAACAGTCCAAAAGTCCCAAGCGCAAGCTCACTATTAGTGGTAATAAACACGAGCACCGATACAGCAAAAAGAAATGTTCCTTCCCTTAAACCTTGAAAAAAGTGAGCATCGGTGATGTAACGCCAGTTAAGGTTGTTTTTTCTTTCCATAAAAATTCGTTTTAACTCATAATTACCTTCAGCCCCACGTCTTTTCAAAAATAAACTCAAGACGACAGCTGCAAAAAACAGCCCAAGAGAAATCGTAAAGATAACGGTATATCCTGTGAACTGTTCTAAAGTAGAAATAATATAGCCAGCTGCTATTGGGCCAATCATTCCTCCAACAGAAGTCACAATCCCTAAAAATCCATTAAAGAAGTCCCTTGTTTCAGGCTCCGTAATTTCAAATGTTAACACATTAAACGCTAGCCAATAAAAGCCATACCCTATCCCAAGTATGGCGCCAAGGACCAATAAGTAGGTAGAAGCCTGCTCTCCTATAAACAAAACAAACAAATAAAAAAGTGCTAAGAAGATGACTCCCAGTCGTAGCACAATTACTCGATCAATTTTTTTGGCCCATCTGCCTGCGAGGATGAAGGTTAACGGCTGGAACACAACAATGGCTAGGTTGTAAAGTCCCAAGTCGCTAAATTCTCCTGATTGCTTCCATAAATAAACATTTACAAAGGTATTGGATAAGGCGATGCTAAGGGAGTAAAGTCCACCGATAATTAAGAGTAACAGCAGGTCTTTATTTACTTCCACATCACCAATAAGTTTTTTAAGTGCTGCCATATGACCCCGCTCCTTTATCTACGTTTATTGTGGCTTTTAGGAGCGAGAGTTATGTAAAAAAAGAAAAAACCCTCGCCATTAAAGACGAGAGTTTTTTACCATTATTATTTTGCTTCGTTATAAAGCTTGCCAACAACATCCCAGTTTACAACATTGTAAAATGCGTTGATGTAATCAGGACGGCGGTTTTGATAATTTAGGTAGTAAGCATGCTCCCAAACGTCAAGACCTAGAACTGGCGTTTTGCCTTCCATTAATGGATTGTCTTGGTTTGGAGTGCTCATAATTTCAAGCTCACCATTGTTTACCACTAACCAAGCCCAACCAGAACCAAAACGAGTAGCAGCTGCTTTAGAGAACTCTTCTTTGAAGTTGTCATAGCTACCAAATTTGCTTGTAATAGCGTCCGCTAGTTCTCCAGTTGGAGCAGATGCACCACCAGGAGTTAGGATGTTCCAGAACAAGCTATGGTTCGCATGGCCACCACCGTGGTTACGTACTGGAGTTTTGATGCTCTCAGGAACTGCATCCATGTTAGAGATTAACTCTTCCACACTTTTGCCTTGAAGATCTGTATGACCTTCTAACGCCGCGTTGATTCCAGTAACATATGTGTTATGGTGCTTAGTGTGATGAATGTTCATTGTTTCTTTGTCAATGTGAGGCTCTAATGCATCATAAGCATAAGGTAATTGTGGTAATTCGTATGCCATAATTAACTCCTCCTAATTTGTTATGTAAGTTTCAGAATCATAAGAAACATCGTTCTAATGACCTGTATTTTCAGATTACCAAAACTTGCACAATCTTTCAATAAATCTGCATGAATGATTTATATTGATAATTCCTGAGATAAACGATACATGCTTTCATCGATATGGTGGGGCATTGCAAACACTTCATCAAAGGAATAGTCAACAAGTTGATTTTTTTCCATTCCCACCGCTCGACCTGCTTTTCCGTTCATTAATAACTCTACGGCATGACCACCCATTCTGCTTGCAAGTACTCTGTCAAAAGCAGTTGGTGTTCCGCCTCTTTGAATATGGCCTAGTACAGACACACGAGTATCAAGATTTGTTTCCTTTTCAATCAATTTGGCAAAATCCATTCCATTACTTACTCCCTCTGCAAGAACAATAATGGTATGTTTCTTTCCACGTTTTTGCCCACTTTTAATTCTTCCTACTACGTCTTCTAGCTTAAAGTCAATTTCAGGAATGATGATGGTTTCTGCTCCTCCTGCTAGACCTGCCCAAAGTGCAATATCACCAGCGTGGCGTCCCATCACTTCAATGATAAACGTTCTTTCATGTGAGGTTGCGGTATCTCTGATCTTATCAATAGCATCAATCACCGTGTGCAGTGCGGTATTAAACCCTATTGTGTAATCTGTTCCTGGAATATCGTTATCAATCGTTCCAGGAAGACCGATGCAAGGAAAGC
Proteins encoded:
- the pstC gene encoding phosphate ABC transporter permease subunit PstC, with amino-acid sequence MIKKNKSTLNSNRLIEALVPKFLLVIATISIFTTIGIVFTLLFETVEFFKRIPFLDFFTGTTLKPLGENAQFGVLPLLTGTLISSIIAMLVAIPIGLMSAIYLSEYASDKVRRVLKPVLEVLAGIPTIVYGFFAFTFVTPVLQKIIPTLEPTNILSPGIVMGIMIIPMVASLSEDAMSSVPNSMREGALALGSTRLEVAWKVIVPAAMSGIVASFVLAISRAIGETMIVTIASGSTKNFTFDVTQSMQTMTAYIVEVTGGDAPAGSTLYYSLYAVAMTLFVFTLIMNLIAQYISRKYREEY
- the pfkA gene encoding 6-phosphofructokinase, with the translated sequence MKKIGVLTSGGDSPGMNAAVRAVVRKAIYHNLQVYGIYQGYAGLMAGNIKKLELGSVGDIIHRGGTMLYTARSEEFKTLEGQQKGIEQLNRHGIEGLVVVGGDGSYRGAQKLTQHGFPCIGLPGTIDNDIPGTDYTIGFNTALHTVIDAIDKIRDTATSHERTFIIEVMGRHAGDIALWAGLAGGAETIIIPEIDFKLEDVVGRIKSGQKRGKKHTIIVLAEGVSNGMDFAKLIEKETNLDTRVSVLGHIQRGGTPTAFDRVLASRMGGHAVELLMNGKAGRAVGMEKNQLVDYSFDEVFAMPHHIDESMYRLSQELSI
- a CDS encoding PstS family phosphate ABC transporter substrate-binding protein, whose product is MKSFKRFLLLAIVASLAVFAAACGNANNGGNEGSTEGTAAEEGKELEGSVVIDGSGTVFPFMSLMAEKYMTEAQEGVSVEVSRAGTSAGFKKFLTENGTDFNNASRTIKDEEKAQAEELGLDVHEMKVALDGLTIVINKENDWAQELTEQEIIDIFLAEGNKKKWSDVRPEFPDEPIKTYGPNENHGTYEFFWEKILEEKDLADGINLQQEYSTLVDLVSKDKNAIGFFGYGYYASNTDKLTAVKVDFGNGPVEPSLDTIAEDGDYANFTRPVYTYLNKAMAKEKPQVLDYAIYTMNNAQQVASETGFAPLTDEEIKSAVEELEGLK
- a CDS encoding penicillin-binding protein 2; its protein translation is MTNQKQKKKKKNYVPSRLNLLFFAVFLLFSALILRLGFVQIVFGEDYRKEVDRTENVTVNTLVPRGKIFDRNHNVVVDNTPLNAITYTRMQSTSAQEQLEVAKKLSEVITMDTEKIQERDKKDYWILTRKEEAAALITKEDRKKVADGDIEESELYQLQLDRITEKHLNEITKEELEVLAIFREFNKGYSLTPQIVKNENVTAKEFAMVSEMLSELPGVDITTDFVRSYQFDSTLGSVFGKVSTSETGIPREREDEFLARGYSRNDRVGISQIEAQYENVLQGQKARVRNITDTAGNLLRQEKVFDGQRGKDLVLSVDMEFQQKVEEILIDAIYQTRAEQGAKARFLTRAFVVVMNPQTGEVLSLAGKQLVKDEEDGQLKMYDHALGAIQEAYEPGSTVKGATVLSGYQHGVISPGSYFYDTPLYLGRGDDALRKASYTNMGSIPDLTALERSSNVYMFRIAMAIAGANYQPRQPLYIPPDAYDTFRGYLAQFGLGVETGIDLPRESSGVQGSEKSLPGLFLDLSIGQYDTYTTLQLAQYVSTIANGGYRMKPQLVREIREPSNEEGLGKMVKPFQPEVLNRIAMTDAQIKHVQEGFKRVYHGTRGTASSSKAKEYKPAGKSGTAEARISGVDTLNFNLVGYAPYDNPEIAYAIMVPNASTDFSVTGGVSTRIGDALMEAYFELKDKRDKGQPKLEDQNTEEETDETDEDTD
- a CDS encoding MFS transporter; the protein is MAALKKLIGDVEVNKDLLLLLIIGGLYSLSIALSNTFVNVYLWKQSGEFSDLGLYNLAIVVFQPLTFILAGRWAKKIDRVIVLRLGVIFLALFYLFVLFIGEQASTYLLVLGAILGIGYGFYWLAFNVLTFEITEPETRDFFNGFLGIVTSVGGMIGPIAAGYIISTLEQFTGYTVIFTISLGLFFAAVVLSLFLKRRGAEGNYELKRIFMERKNNLNWRYITDAHFFQGLREGTFLFAVSVLVFITTNSELALGTFGLLNSAVAFVCYYLATRLIKKQYRKKAILAGGLILYGAIFFLIFDLTYTKLLLYAVTIAIAYPLLLVPYISLTYDVIGRGWKAAEMRIEYIVVREVFLNFGRISSICLFLIAVLFFDSEKSIPILMCIIGAGHALIYPFVRKVDLDATPTPSPSREEPHPIVTTFRDGEGESKP
- a CDS encoding superoxide dismutase; translated protein: MAYELPQLPYAYDALEPHIDKETMNIHHTKHHNTYVTGINAALEGHTDLQGKSVEELISNMDAVPESIKTPVRNHGGGHANHSLFWNILTPGGASAPTGELADAITSKFGSYDNFKEEFSKAAATRFGSGWAWLVVNNGELEIMSTPNQDNPLMEGKTPVLGLDVWEHAYYLNYQNRRPDYINAFYNVVNWDVVGKLYNEAK
- the pstA gene encoding phosphate ABC transporter permease PstA; translated protein: MKYVDAAQVQKKMNSRLSINNAAKFLFTAAILIGLVVLVILFYRVISQSMGWIDLQFITGKLSTMADRAGIMGAIMGTLWLMLVVAPITLFLGVGTAIYLEEYAKKGRLQRFLQMNISNLAGVPSIVFGILGLTIFVRAAGLGNIVLAGGLTMALLVLPIVVVASQEAIRSVPGYLREASYGMGATKWQTIKNIVLPASIPGILTGVILALSRAIGETAPLVVLGIPALLIPLPDGIFDKFTVLPMQIYYWTIDAALVSEYANLAAATIVVLLLILLIMNSIAVIIRNKFQRRF